TATAATTAAATATTTGTAAAAGGGGTTCTATAGATGAAGATGAATCAATTAAAGAAACATCAGAAAAAAAACATTTGGATTAGATCAGAAATTGGTGAAGGAGAGTTTGATCCTTACGACGAAAATACAGATGTCATCGTAACCTTCCCGAATCGAACAAGATATGTTGCCTCATTCTTTACTTATAAAAACATTGAAAGTATAAGACAACATAATAAAGAATGCGGTGAAAATATGAGTGGACTATATTTCTGGTCAAGCGATATGGTGATAGTCGACAATATCAAAGCCGAGACGATTACATCCATTATCGATCAGTTAATCACAGAGGATAAATTCGAAAGTTTATTTACTAAAATTGAAGATGTATCCCCTGAATCTGACCATTTGTATGATGAAGGATTTTTTGATTTTTAAATTGATATTATGAAATGCACCCCTTTAAGTAACAGTGGAAAATCCCCAATCGTTAATAAGAAATACAACATCGGACCTTTCAATTCTAGAAAAGACTTCATTAGCTACAGTCATATTGAAAGCTTTGAAGTTCAAGAATACAGTAGATAATAAGATACCCCCTCCTACACTCGGAGGGGGTTCTCATGTTTTTTAAGGTGATTATTAAGTTGTTTTAATAAAATTATCCCTCTAGGAAGCCCCTAGAGGGATTCCGTGCTTATAAATAATTAAAGGTTCATCTCACCAACGTTGAAACGTATGCCTTCGGATCGGGATATAAACTACAAAATATATCAGTCCTCAAAAATGCATAACTCGATTTTAGAAGACAAAAAAGAGGACAAAAAAAGTTTCGTCCCCAATCCGTCCCCAAGTTAGTATTTTAGAGCCTGTACCAGTAAATTAAACAGCCCTGTAACATCAAAAAAAGCCTTGATAATCAAGGCTTTTAATGTTTCTATTATGGTGATCCGGACTGGGTTCAAACAAGCGACCCCCACTCTGTCAAGATGGTACTCTCCCAGCTGAGCTTGAAAATCGTTGATATATCAAGGTTCATTTAGTGTTGACCACTTTCTTGTTGTTGTTTCATTCACAATTATATGGTGGTTTATATCTGATGTCAACTTCATTTAAACATACCTATCTATCCTATTGATTTTTCAAGAAACAAACTTTCTTTTCAATTAAATAATTATAGAAATCCCTTATTTCCTGATTCTGTGTATTATCATGTTGAAACATCAAATTGATAGGGCTCTCTACCTTTCTAAATTTATCTTGATTAAAAAACAAGGACTTTTCCTTGCCTTCACCATACGTTCGATACATATATTCCTTATACTTTTTTCTTATATCAGAGTCTTTTTTTTCATTAATTCTCAACAATACATGGTACTTGAAGAACCAAAACTCTTCAATCCATGATAATGAGTTACTAAGTTTTTGTTCAATAGTATTGAATAATGTATCGTCAAATCCATCTTCCTGATTAACATAAAACTCAAAGGACAATACCGAACTTAAATCATCCATTATTTCTATAATATTCAAAAGTTGATTCCTATTGCACAATCCATCAATTTCGAGGTGGTAAAAAATACTAAGCAATGAAAAAAGTTCTTGATGATAATTAAACTCAATATATCTATTTATATTTTTTTCAATTTGTAATTTAATACTATCTATTGAAGGTATTATCGTCTCTTCAATAAAAACTTCACTCAAAGTATCAACAAATTCGAGATAGTAAACTGATAAATCTGGTTTCATTAGAACCAAATTAAAAATTTTTTGTTGTAAAGGTTTAGACAATAAATCACTTTCTGATATTTTTCCTTCTTCAACACTGGATTTTAAAGCTTTAAACATTAATTTTAATGAACCTTTAAATCCTTCTCTTTCTTTATAAATACTAGTGTCAATAAAGTTATAAATTCGCTTTTTCTGATGATGATTTGTGCTGTTAAAGTAGTCGAAAAAGAACCATGAGTTGTTATCACCTCTAAATGGAAATGTATCAATTAGATTTTTCTCTACTTTAATATTTAAATTAATATCATTTAATTCCTTCGTTAAATCTTTATAGAACTCTCCTTTTTCTTTTTCATCATTGTAAGAGAGTTCATAATCATCGACATATCTTACATAAGAATGTTTTTCCAACTTTTCATCTAGCTTACATAAATATACTTCCGCAATTAGACGAGATGCGAAAGTTCCAGTAGGAATTCCATGCGTTTCTCCTCTTTGACACCTTTGAATAAGACTATCTAATTGGTTATAGTACTTTCCTTGATTGGTTCTCGTTCGTTTAGCTTCTACTTTTCCGACAAGTAACCATGGAATTGAATGAGTATAAATGCTTGGATAAAAATTTTGAATATCTGTTTTAAAAATATGCTTTTTACCAAATCTATTATTTTCTCTCTTGTTCTTTCCAATATAAAAAGGATTATTATAAAATTCATTTGATAATGATTTATCACTAGAATGAAGTATTTCTTTATAAGTTTTCCGATTATCTGATAGATGCTTACACAGACATATATATGAATACATGTTTGGCAACTTATATTTTCTTCTCTCATCCTCATTCTTGTAAACAGATAATTCTACAGGTATCGTATCTACTGTAGAAAAAAATTTATAGCTTTCCTTCAAGTCTTCATAACATGCTACTAATTGCTCAGTAGTAAAAACGTTTTTATATAACAGATTTGATAACAAATAATCTTCATTTACTTGTCTGTGTGCATATTTAAAATCAAAATAACCATATTCAATTAAATAACCCATACTAAAATAACTATTATATGTAAAAAAATCCATGATGTTCAATTTAAATTACCTCTCAATCAATCAATTAATAATTTTTAGCAGCGTATTTATCTTGTTTGACACTATTTATCAAGTCAGCTTCACACAAACCAAGAAAAGCATTCTTTGGACAACCTAATCTTTGTGCTCAAGTTCCCTTCATCAAAAACTTCTGATAGCAACTGTATTCCATGCAGGAAGTATATCTAACTTCTGAATATCATGGATTAATTGAACAGTCTTGATAGTAACATCTCGTATTTGTTAATAATCAAACACCTTCTCATAGAATAGATTTATACTCTTATTATCAATGTTTCGAAAATGATCTTTTAAACAACCATATAATCTAGTTATATTTACCTATGTATACAAACATTTCTACTTTTCTTCAATTTTACTTTCACAAATATGAAGTATCATTCGATGGAGAGTCGATTCCTCTTCTAATGGCTTTCTTGGTATAAGTATGGATTTGAGTCAATATCTTGGACACAATTAAGTTAAGTACTAGGATACTTTTCTTTGAAAGATACAAGCAAGGATTTCACGCAATATGTTAAGCAACTTCACATTGTTCACTCATGTAACAGAAAGGGCTGTCCCTATGACAATGCCTGTATCGAATCGTTCCATGCCATTCTGAAGAAAGAAGAAGTAAACCATGTGACTTACATTGATTATAAATCCGCAAAGCTTGCGCTTTTTACATATATAGAAGGTTGGTATAACCGAACCCGAATACATGGTAGTCTAGGATACAAAACACCTCAAGAAGTGGGCACCTAAATCAGTATGAAGTACCAAATCCCTTGCGGGTTTTTGAGTATCATAGGCGTTTTTTAATGCATGCAAAACTACATCCACTGTCATATGACGTGAAAAAGAGTATCCTATGATTTTTTTAGAATGTAGATCAAGAACGGATGCCAAATAACACCAACCATCCTGAAGAGTATGAATATACGTAATATCTGCTACCCATTTCTCGTTACTAGATGTTGTTTTAAA
The nucleotide sequence above comes from Brevibacillus laterosporus LMG 15441. Encoded proteins:
- a CDS encoding RNA-directed DNA polymerase, producing the protein MDFFTYNSYFSMGYLIEYGYFDFKYAHRQVNEDYLLSNLLYKNVFTTEQLVACYEDLKESYKFFSTVDTIPVELSVYKNEDERRKYKLPNMYSYICLCKHLSDNRKTYKEILHSSDKSLSNEFYNNPFYIGKNKRENNRFGKKHIFKTDIQNFYPSIYTHSIPWLLVGKVEAKRTRTNQGKYYNQLDSLIQRCQRGETHGIPTGTFASRLIAEVYLCKLDEKLEKHSYVRYVDDYELSYNDEKEKGEFYKDLTKELNDINLNIKVEKNLIDTFPFRGDNNSWFFFDYFNSTNHHQKKRIYNFIDTSIYKEREGFKGSLKLMFKALKSSVEEGKISESDLLSKPLQQKIFNLVLMKPDLSVYYLEFVDTLSEVFIEETIIPSIDSIKLQIEKNINRYIEFNYHQELFSLLSIFYHLEIDGLCNRNQLLNIIEIMDDLSSVLSFEFYVNQEDGFDDTLFNTIEQKLSNSLSWIEEFWFFKYHVLLRINEKKDSDIRKKYKEYMYRTYGEGKEKSLFFNQDKFRKVESPINLMFQHDNTQNQEIRDFYNYLIEKKVCFLKNQ